A DNA window from Brassica napus cultivar Da-Ae chromosome C1, Da-Ae, whole genome shotgun sequence contains the following coding sequences:
- the LOC106374504 gene encoding homeobox-leucine zipper protein HAT1-like, with product MMMGKDDLGLSLSLGFAQNQHPLHLNLKPTSSPMSNHQMFPWNQTFVSSSNHQNHQSLRKIDVNSFPSTVELEEETGVSSPNSTISSTVSGKRRSERQGSGDDLDIALDRSSSRGTSDEEEEYGGEACRKKLRLSKDQSAVLEDTFKEHNTLNPKQKLALAKKLGLTARQVEVWFQNRRARTKLKQTEVDCEYLKRCVEKLTEENRRLEKEAAELRALKLSPGLYGKMSPPTTLLMCPSCERVGGPSNHSQRSVSLNPWLQMGHGSTFDVKHPRS from the exons atgaTGATGGGAAAAGATGATTTGGGTTTAAGTCTGAGCTTGGGGTTTGCACAAAATCAACATCCTCTCCATCTGAATCTCAAACCTACTTCTTCACCAATGTCTAATCACCAGATGTTTCCATGGAACCAGACATTTGTATCCTCCTCAA ATCATCAAAACCATCAATCTCTAAGGAAAATTGACGTGAACAGCTTTCCGTCGACGGTGGAGTTGGAGGAAGAGACCGGAGTTTCTTCCCCAAACAGCACGATTTCGAGCACCGTGAGCGGCAAGAGGAGGAGCGAGAGACAAGGTAGCGGAGATGACCTAGACATCGCTCTGGACCGATCTTCCTCACGTGGAACCtccgacgaagaagaagaatacgGAGGAGAGGCTTGTAGAAAGAAGCTCAGGCTATCCAAAGATCAATCTGCTGTTCTCGAAGACACTTTCAAGGAGCACAACACTCTCAATCCC AAACAGAAGCTGGCTTTGGCTAAGAAGCTAGGTTTAACCGCAAGACAAGTGGAAGTGTGGTTCCAAAACAGAAGAGCAAG GACAAAGTTGAAGCAAACCGAAGTAGATTGCGAGTATTTGAAGAGATGCGTAGAGAAATTGACCGAAGAGAACAGACGGCTCGAGAAAGAGGCAGCGGAACTAAGGGCACTAAAGCTTTCACCGGGGTTGTATGGTAAGATGAGTCCACCGACCACGCTTCTCATGTGTCCATCATGCGAACGCGTGGGCGGACCATCGAACCACAGCCAAAGGTCGGTGTCTTTGAACCCGTGGCTCCAAATGGGCCATGGGTCAACTTTTGATGTTAAGCATCCTAGGTCTTAA